The following is a genomic window from Hemibagrus wyckioides isolate EC202008001 linkage group LG22, SWU_Hwy_1.0, whole genome shotgun sequence.
GCGTGCGGCTTTGCGGGCGGTTCCGCGGTGGTGGTCGCGTGCGCGTATTTCACCGATAAACACCGGGAGATTGTCCGGTTAAAGCCCGGACTCAGCGGCGTGCTGCATGCAGCTCAGCCCAGTGCTAACAACACCAACCACTGGGATTATAACTGGGATAAGTATGTGCTTATaatcactctgtctctctcaacaACACTCTCAggtgtgcgcgtgcgcgtgttttcctgttgtcacttgtcttatagcagctataaacagtcactccctcaccagtgtgttaatctgtgtgtgtgtgcgcaggagAGAGCCGTCCTCCATGAGCAGCAGTAGGAGAAGAGGAAGTGTTGGAGAAGAGAACGGTGTGGAGGTGGAGAACAACAAGCCCACGGCCACGCGCCACATCTTCCTCATCAGACACTCACAGTACAACCTGAGCGGCGGCTCCGACTCGGACAGGACACTCACGCCTTTAGGTAGAGCTCAGAGACGTCCAGGATCTCTGGggaacatcaacacaacaccggCCTTCGCTTCAGACTGGACTGCTGTCATCACCATGGCATCCTGATCCGAGTCATATCTGATCTGATTCTGAGTCATATCTTAACTGATTCTGAGTCATACCTTATCTGATTGAGTCATAACTTATCTGATTCTGAGTCATATCTGATCTGATTCATTTCTGATTCTGAGTCATATCTGATCTGATTctgaaatgtattatttgatTCTGAGTCActtcttatttttgtttatttctgatcCGATTCTGACTCATTATTTGATTGGGTCATATCCGATTCATTTCTGATTTGGAGTCATAGCTGAGCTGATTCTGACTCATATTATTTGATTCTGAGTCACTTTTGAACTGATGAGTCATATCGGATCTTATTCCAGTTTATTTCTGATTTGATTCTGAGTCATATCTGATCTGATTCTGAGTCATATATTATTTGATTCTGagtcaccatggcaacacaaCTATCCTCACTACACAAAAATCTGTAACAGGTCCCAAGCATCTGAACACGGTTAGTCTTAATGCtgctgctgtatgtgtgtgtgtgtgtgtgtgtgtgtgtgcgcgcgcgtgtgcgtgCAGGCCGCGAGCAGGCGGAGCTGACTGGACAGAGGTTGGCGTCTCTCGGCCTGAAATACCACATACTGGTCCACTCCAGCATGGCACGAGCCACAGAGACGGCTCAGATCATCAGCACACACCtgccaggtaacacacacacacacacaccacaattaCATgtactgctcacacacacacactccagggcTTTGAATCTCTACTGTAAAGTGACTACAGgtttaataagtgtgtgtgtgtgtgttaggagtggAGATGGTGAGCTGTGATCTGCTGCGAGAAGGTGCTCCCATTGAACCTGTTCCTCCTGTCACTCACTGGAAACCTGAGGCTGTGGtcagtgctcacacacacacacacacaagcagagtAGAACAGATTATAAATACCAGCGTTACAGCTGGGATACTTTTATAAACTCTCCACCATACATCACATGCTACAGCAAGATCAAATACAAAGTGTTGATGACgtctgagctctgtgtgtgtgtgtgtgtgtgtgatgtcggtCTTTTGGCTCAGGTTTCATCTAAATCAGTTTGTATTTTGATCCAGGAGTTACTGGATGAACTCTGTTAGCTGGAGAGGTTCACCAgctttgttctgtgtgtgtgtgtgtgtgtgtgtgtgtgtgagagagactgtatgtgaatatgtgactgtgtgtgagagagactgtatgtgactgtgtgtgtgtgtgtgtgagagagactgtatgtgaatatgtgactgtgtgtgtgtgagagagactgtatgtgactgtgtgtgtgtgaatatatgactttgtgtgtgtatatgtgactgtgtgtgtgtgagagagagactgtatgtgaatatgtgactgtgtgtgtgtgtgtgtgtatatgtgactgtgtgtgtgtgagagagagactgtatgtaaatatgtgactgtgtgtgtgtgtgtatatgtgactgtgtgtgtgtgtgagagagagactgtatgtgaatatgtgactgtgtgtgtgtgtgtatgtgactgtgtgtgtgtgagagagactgtatgtgaatgtgtgtgtgtatgagagactgtatgtgactgtgtgtgtgtgtgtgagagactgtatgtgaatatgtgactgtgtgtgtgtgtatatgtgact
Proteins encoded in this region:
- the pgam5 gene encoding serine/threonine-protein phosphatase PGAM5, mitochondrial isoform X1 gives rise to the protein MSFRRAVKLACGFAGGSAVVVACAYFTDKHREIVRLKPGLSGVLHAAQPSANNTNHWDYNWDKREPSSMSSSRRRGSVGEENGVEVENNKPTATRHIFLIRHSQYNLSGGSDSDRTLTPLGREQAELTGQRLASLGLKYHILVHSSMARATETAQIISTHLPGVEMVSCDLLREGAPIEPVPPVTHWKPEAVQYHEDGARIEAAFRRYIHRADPKQKEDSYEIVVCHANVIRYFVCRALQFPPEGWLRLGLNNGSITWLTVRPSGRVALRALGDSGFMPPDKVTRT
- the pgam5 gene encoding serine/threonine-protein phosphatase PGAM5, mitochondrial isoform X2 translates to MSFRRAVKLACGFAGGSAVVVACAYFTDKHREIVRLKPGLSGVLHAAQPSANNTNHWDYNWDKREPSSMSSSRRRGSVGEENGVEVENNKPTATRHIFLIRHSQYNLSGGSDSDRTLTPLGREQAELTGQRLASLGLKYHILVHSSMARATETAQIISTHLPGVEMVSCDLLREGAPIEPVPPVTHWKPEAVYHEDGARIEAAFRRYIHRADPKQKEDSYEIVVCHANVIRYFVCRALQFPPEGWLRLGLNNGSITWLTVRPSGRVALRALGDSGFMPPDKVTRT